In the Nocardioides panaciterrulae genome, GACAGGCTCTGGGGCCGATGAGCGACAACCTCGCCTATGCCGCGTCGAAGGCTGCGTTGGCAGGAGCCACGTGGTCCGTCGCGGACGACCTCGTCGGCAGGGGGATCATGCTGAACACCATCAACCCCGGTCCCGTGAACACCGGATACCTCGATGGTGCTCCGCCGGCCGTGCTCGACCGGTTCCCGCAACACCGGCTCGGAGCACCACAGGACCCTGCGCGCCTGATCGCCTGGCTCGTCAGCGACGAGGGCGAGTGGATGGTCGGACAGGTGCTCAACTCCGAGGGCGGATTCCGTCGCTGACCACCCACGACCGGACCTTAGGAACTGCCGCGCTGGGGGTCCCCGAACCGGACGGTCCAGGCACGGCCGGGTCACCCTCGCGACGCCCCGCGAAGTCGTCTGAGGACACCACCACCCCAGCGACGCTGGCTGCAGGTCGCCTGCATCGCCACCGCACGGCGCGACCTGTTTCGCGACCGAGCCGCTTCAGCCTGTTCACTCGAATCGGGCGGCGATCTCTGTCAGGCGCTGGTTGTGCGACGGCCAGTCGATGGTGTCGGGAAGGTTGTTGTGGTTCGGCAGCAGGCCGACCGAGCCATCGAGCTGCTCGCGGAGGATGTCGGCGTGGCCCGCATGGCGCTGCAGGTCGGCTGTCGTGTGGACCAGGATCTCGTCGAGCGTGACCTTCGCGTCGCCCCAGTGGGCCACGTGCCCGAGCGCGTCCAGCGGCAGGGCGTCGATGGTCTCGTCGGCGAAGGCCTGGACTCGGCGGTAGAGGTCGACGATCCCGGCCGCGGTTTCTGCCTCGGTGGCGTGCCAACCGGCCAGCGGGTCGGGGTTGTTGGGAGAAACGAGCTCGCCTGGTGTCGGCCACTCGCGGCCGAAGGTAGGTCCGAAGTAGATCACTTCGGTGTTCAGGGCGTGCTTGACGAGACCCAGCAGGTTGGTGCCGGTCGGCGTGCGAGGCAGTCGCAGGTCCCGCTCGCAGAGGCCCTCCAGCTTCCAAAGCAGCACATCGCGAGCCCCTTGCAGGTAGTCCTTAAGCACTTCCTTGGGTGCGGTGACCATGCGCGCAGCCTGTCACAGCCGGGCGCACCCGGGTTTGGCCCGCAGGAAGCTCCAGGTGGTGCGTTGATCGCCGCCAAGCATCCCTGTCGTACGCCCGCTGATTCTCTCTGTTCCTCTCTCGTGGGTAGTGCGCGTCTTCGTCGCGACCAGACGGCCAGTCGTCGCGGAACTTCATCTGGGGGCGGCAGGGTGGTGCAGACCACCAGCTCGATAAACGGACGCAGTCCGTCGGGTCTCAATAAGACGCTCCCGCGGGATGCAGTCGGGCGGCGATCATCTCCACCCCGGGTCCAACCAGATGCGGCAGCGCGGCGCGGATCCGACCGGTCATGAGCAGAGCGAGGTCGCCCGCCGAACCACGGACCTGTGGGCCAGAGCCGGCCTCCCACACCAGCTCTGGCGTTGCGTCGCCCTGGCACTCCAAGCGCACCCCGGCCAGGCGCCGGCGAGCTCGGAAGGGCCAACCCATGGCCCAGATCCGCTGGAGGCTGAGGACCGCAGCAGCGTCCGGCACAGGTCTGGGCAGGGCGAGCGGTACGGCGATGTCCTGGCCGTGCACAACGAGGTCGAGCAGGATGTTCTGGCTGACCACGAACACCGGCTTGGTCCTCAGCTCGGCGCTCGCCCGCAGCGATGACACCAGCTCCCCCGGGCTCCGTCGCGCGTAGGTGACAGCGACGTCTCGACCAGCGGTCCACAGGCGGCCACGCGCTCGCAAGAGCGCCTTCGTCATGGTCCAAGGGCGGGGCTCGCCGGCCGGCGTCATGACCAAGTGGGCGAGCACGTCGCGCACGGACCACTCCTCGCACAACGATCGGGTGGCCCATCGCTCCTCGGGCAGGCCCTCGAGCATCTGAGCCAGGCTCAGGCGCTCGTCACGGATCAGGTGCCATACCGGCTCATCCA is a window encoding:
- a CDS encoding DinB family protein codes for the protein MVTAPKEVLKDYLQGARDVLLWKLEGLCERDLRLPRTPTGTNLLGLVKHALNTEVIYFGPTFGREWPTPGELVSPNNPDPLAGWHATEAETAAGIVDLYRRVQAFADETIDALPLDALGHVAHWGDAKVTLDEILVHTTADLQRHAGHADILREQLDGSVGLLPNHNNLPDTIDWPSHNQRLTEIAARFE
- a CDS encoding maleylpyruvate isomerase family mycothiol-dependent enzyme; this translates as MDEPVWHLIRDERLSLAQMLEGLPEERWATRSLCEEWSVRDVLAHLVMTPAGEPRPWTMTKALLRARGRLWTAGRDVAVTYARRSPGELVSSLRASAELRTKPVFVVSQNILLDLVVHGQDIAVPLALPRPVPDAAAVLSLQRIWAMGWPFRARRRLAGVRLECQGDATPELVWEAGSGPQVRGSAGDLALLMTGRIRAALPHLVGPGVEMIAARLHPAGASY